A stretch of DNA from Limnohabitans sp. MORI2:
TTGAACTACTTGCTCAAGCTCTGGAGCGCCATCGACGGCGCCAAGGGTGCCAAAGGCGCATTCTTGATTTACCAAGAATCCAGCCTCGTCATTCGCGCCATCCGCGATTACTTCAACCATGACATCGGCGACATCTTGATCGACACCGATGACATCTATGAGCAAGCGCACCAGTTCATGGCCCACGTCATGCCTGAGCACGCTGCCCGTGTGAAGCGCTACAGCGACGAAACCCCGTTGTTCAGCCGCTTCCAAATCGAACACCAAATCGAATCGGCCTATGCCCGCACCGTCAACCTGCCCTCGGGCGGCGCGATTGTGATTGACCACACCGAAGCCTTGGTGTCGGTGGACGTCAACTCGGCCCGTGCCATCAAAGGTGGCGACATCGAAGAAACCGCCACCCGCACCAACCTCGAAGCCGCCGACGAAGTGGCCCGCCAAATGCGCTTGCGCGACTTGGGTGGCCTCATCGTCATCGACTTCATTGACATGGACGAAAGCAAGAACCGACGCGAAGTGGAAAACCGCTTGCGCGAAGCCTTGCGCCATGACCGTGCCCGCGTGCAGTTTGGCACCATCAGCAAATTCGGCTTGATGGAAATGAGCCGCCAACGCTTACGCCCAGCGCTTAGCGAAGGCGCGTCCATCCCCTGCCCACGCTGCGGTGGCTCAGGCCACGTGCGCGACACCGAAAGCTCGGCACTGCAAATCTTGCGCATCATCCAAGAAGAGGCCATGAAGGACAACACCGCCGCCGTGCACGCCCAAGTGCCGGTGGAAGTGGCCTCGTTCTTGTTGAACGAAAAACGTACCGAAATTGCGAAGATCGAAATTCAACAACGCTTGAACGTCTTGCTCGTGCCGAACAAGACGCTCGAAACCCCCAACTACAAGTTGGAGCGCTTGAAGCACGACGACCCACGTTTGGACAAGATCGAAGCCAGCTACAAAATGGCCGAGGAGTTCGAAGATCCAACCGCCGTGACACGTCGCTCGCAAGAGCCAACCAACAAGCAAACGCCCGTCATCAAAGGCGTGTTACCCGATGCACCCGCACCGGCCCACGAACCCAAGCCCGCGGCACCTGCCAAAGCACACGCCAAGGCCAAGCATGCGGACAAGAAAGAAGCCAAATCTGGCGGCTTGTGGGGCTGGTTCACATCGCTCTTCAGCAGCGATGACGACAAAAAAGCCAAACCCGTCGCTGGCGACAAAAAGCCAGGCGAACGCGGCGAGCGCCGTGATGGCCGCAACGCCAATGGCCGAGGCGGCCGTGGTGGTCGCGGTGGCCGTGGTGGTGACCGCGCCGAACGCGGTGAGCGTCAAGAAGGCCGCAACGAACGCAACGCTGAAAGCGTGGAAGCCCGTGGCGAACGTCCCGCACGCGGTGAACGTGCTGAGCGTGGTGAAGGCACTCGCAACGAAGGTCGCGGCCCACGCCAAGACCGCAACCGCGGTGGTCGTGGTGAGCCACGCAACACCGAAGGCCAAGCAGCGCTCGACAACAACGCTTCTCCAG
This window harbors:
- a CDS encoding Rne/Rng family ribonuclease — translated: MKRMLINATQSEERRLAIVDGQKLLDYEIEIEGREQRKGNIYKAIVTRVEPSLEACFVDYGEDRHGFLPFKEISKQYFAEGVSPSQARIQDVIKEGQELLVQVEKEERGNKGAALTTFISLAGRYVVLMPNNPRGGGVSRRIEGDDRAELKEAMDQLEYPKGMSIIARTAGIGRSAPELQWDLNYLLKLWSAIDGAKGAKGAFLIYQESSLVIRAIRDYFNHDIGDILIDTDDIYEQAHQFMAHVMPEHAARVKRYSDETPLFSRFQIEHQIESAYARTVNLPSGGAIVIDHTEALVSVDVNSARAIKGGDIEETATRTNLEAADEVARQMRLRDLGGLIVIDFIDMDESKNRREVENRLREALRHDRARVQFGTISKFGLMEMSRQRLRPALSEGASIPCPRCGGSGHVRDTESSALQILRIIQEEAMKDNTAAVHAQVPVEVASFLLNEKRTEIAKIEIQQRLNVLLVPNKTLETPNYKLERLKHDDPRLDKIEASYKMAEEFEDPTAVTRRSQEPTNKQTPVIKGVLPDAPAPAHEPKPAAPAKAHAKAKHADKKEAKSGGLWGWFTSLFSSDDDKKAKPVAGDKKPGERGERRDGRNANGRGGRGGRGGRGGDRAERGERQEGRNERNAESVEARGERPARGERAERGEGTRNEGRGPRQDRNRGGRGEPRNTEGQAALDNNASPEAQAEARAKARNERIAREERSENGEQRSEGGQGRRERSPRGERNDNRRERAPRADENGTQEVLPLDNAAAVEGQAPQTDENGGERRERRSRDRYGRDRRERGDRAPREEGAAEHADQAHAAEHDHASQEQAPQEAREPREPRQPREPRGERQDRTPRHTARDEAPQAEPSTQAPARTGMPRIQAFTLPVADMQAVAQSSGLEWINSNPERIAAVQAAIAAEPKPVHVPRERKPLVIVDEGPLVLVETRKDL